The following proteins are co-located in the Micromonospora coriariae genome:
- a CDS encoding SURF1 family cytochrome oxidase biogenesis protein, translated as MYRFLLSPRWLGALALTLVASAVMVLLGNWQLDRYRGRTEINERIDAGLRMAAAPLAEALRAPAGGPGTAGPAPAEDKVWTRVTVSGRYDPTNIVLVRGRTVDSRVGFEVLTPLVLADGTALLVDRGWVPPAPGGAMAQPTVPATPTGDVTVVGRVHETESGAGAVNRRDGRLETRRVGVSQLARELPYPVYGAYLLLDEQTPAADPVFKAVPVGHTNNWQNFGYVVQWWLFAVMALFGYGWVARREARRAAGIGTTSTPVDRAAEPAPSASG; from the coding sequence GTGTACCGGTTCCTGCTGAGCCCACGCTGGCTGGGCGCTCTCGCCCTGACCCTGGTCGCGTCCGCGGTCATGGTCCTGCTCGGCAACTGGCAGCTGGACCGCTACCGGGGGCGCACCGAGATCAACGAGCGGATCGACGCCGGCCTGCGGATGGCCGCGGCTCCGCTGGCCGAGGCGCTGCGCGCTCCCGCCGGCGGCCCGGGGACGGCCGGCCCGGCCCCCGCCGAGGACAAGGTGTGGACGCGGGTCACCGTCAGCGGCCGGTACGACCCGACGAACATCGTCCTGGTCCGTGGCCGGACGGTGGACAGCCGGGTCGGCTTCGAGGTGCTCACCCCGCTGGTGCTCGCCGACGGCACGGCGCTGCTGGTGGACCGGGGTTGGGTCCCGCCGGCGCCGGGTGGGGCGATGGCCCAGCCGACGGTGCCCGCCACGCCGACCGGTGACGTGACGGTGGTCGGCCGGGTGCACGAGACCGAGAGCGGCGCCGGCGCGGTGAACCGCCGCGACGGGCGGCTGGAGACCCGGCGGGTCGGGGTGTCTCAGCTGGCCCGCGAACTGCCCTACCCGGTGTACGGCGCCTACCTGCTGCTGGACGAGCAGACCCCGGCGGCCGACCCGGTGTTCAAGGCGGTGCCGGTCGGGCACACCAACAACTGGCAGAACTTCGGCTACGTCGTGCAGTGGTGGCTCTTCGCCGTGATGGCCCTGTTCGGCTACGGCTGGGTGGCCCGCCGGGAGGCCCGCCGGGCCGCCGGCATCGGCACCACCTCGACACCTGTGGACCGGGCCGCCGAGCCGGCGCCGAGCGCGTCCGGCTGA
- a CDS encoding M48 family metallopeptidase, with amino-acid sequence MSTADSPARRRITLTGISSRAWEHPADRGALVALRELRGFDDVVRAFFGMWNERGFRLSVLASGIRVDHRQYPAVWQRYTEAAAALDVAELPELYVTHSPWLGAEAVGLDRPFIVLNSACVQQFDEDELRCLLGHELGHVGSGHAVYKTMLMILTRWAANLSWLPVGAFALRAIIAAMLEWWRKAELSADRAGLLAGQDPAAALRLLMKLAGGGDLSQIDTTAFLEQAAEYAGGGDLRDSLHKIRMTAWSTHPVPVARAAQLRQWIDSGAYGRVLAGDYPRRDDDGSTSVSEEIKAAAESYREEFSRSTDPLVGLLRRLGDGASDVGEWVGGTAGRARSWMDAATEAAGRAHRAGRTAPGATAGAGPAGAGDSTGSAGTSG; translated from the coding sequence ATGTCGACAGCGGATTCGCCCGCGCGGCGCCGCATCACCCTCACCGGCATCAGCTCGCGGGCCTGGGAGCATCCGGCCGACCGGGGCGCCCTTGTCGCGTTGCGTGAGCTGCGGGGTTTCGACGACGTGGTGCGGGCGTTCTTCGGCATGTGGAACGAGCGCGGCTTCCGGCTCTCCGTGCTGGCCTCGGGCATCCGGGTCGACCACCGGCAGTACCCGGCGGTCTGGCAGCGCTACACCGAGGCCGCCGCTGCGCTCGACGTCGCCGAGCTTCCTGAGCTGTACGTGACGCATTCGCCCTGGCTGGGCGCCGAGGCGGTCGGCCTGGACCGGCCGTTCATCGTGCTGAACTCCGCCTGCGTGCAGCAGTTCGACGAGGACGAGCTGCGCTGTCTGCTCGGCCATGAGCTGGGGCACGTGGGCAGCGGGCATGCCGTCTACAAGACGATGCTCATGATCCTCACCCGCTGGGCGGCCAACCTGAGCTGGTTGCCGGTCGGCGCGTTCGCGCTGCGCGCGATCATCGCGGCGATGCTGGAGTGGTGGCGCAAGGCGGAGCTCTCCGCCGACCGGGCCGGTCTGCTCGCCGGGCAGGACCCGGCGGCCGCCCTGCGGCTGCTGATGAAGCTCGCCGGCGGGGGCGACCTGTCCCAGATCGACACCACCGCATTCCTCGAGCAGGCGGCCGAGTACGCCGGTGGCGGCGACCTGCGGGACAGCCTGCACAAGATCCGGATGACCGCGTGGAGCACGCACCCGGTGCCGGTGGCACGCGCCGCCCAGCTGCGGCAGTGGATCGACTCCGGGGCGTACGGGCGGGTGCTGGCCGGGGACTACCCGCGCCGCGACGACGACGGGTCGACCAGCGTCTCGGAGGAGATCAAGGCGGCGGCCGAGTCGTACCGGGAGGAGTTCAGCCGGTCGACCGATCCGCTGGTCGGGCTGCTGCGTCGGCTCGGCGACGGCGCCAGCGACGTCGGCGAGTGGGTGGGCGGCACCGCGGGCCGGGCCCGTTCCTGGATGGACGCCGCCACCGAGGCCGCAGGCCGCGCGCACCGGGCCGGCCGGACCGCGCCCGGCGCGACGGCGGGCGCCGGCCCGGCGGGAGCCGGTGACAGTACGGGCTCGGCCGGCACGTCGGGGTAA
- a CDS encoding cobyrinate a,c-diamide synthase, which translates to MTVVPRLVLSAPSSGHGKNALAIGLLAALAERGVDVAGFKLGPDHVDAAYLGLASGRPGRVIDPRLVGVDRLAPLVAHGAEGAGLAVVQGSMGLYDSVGGRPEQESTAAAAAALRSPVVLVVDVAAMGQSVAALVHGFRSYDEQLWLGGVILNRVASSRHEGMLREALDDVNVPVYGALRRQDLPAVLPSRRHGVVPVVGGSADAARAVRRLGEAVAATVDLERLLGLARSAPPLPASAWSPEEALGPVTAPADRPLVALAGGPGGSFSHPETAELLRAAGAEVVTIDPLRDEALPAGTRALVVGGALPEAYAEQLSANRRLCIAVAELARTGRPVVAEGTGLLWLARELDGLPMCGVLDAVGVSRDGLVVGYREATAQTDSVVAARGTVLVGHKEHRAVLTPRSGQRPAWSWDGGTPEGFVWRNVHASQLTVHWAGHPATAARLVAAAAADPAAEPVPVEPGGVPA; encoded by the coding sequence ATGACCGTCGTGCCGCGCCTGGTGCTCAGCGCGCCGTCCTCCGGGCACGGCAAGAACGCGCTGGCTATCGGGCTGCTCGCCGCCCTCGCCGAGCGGGGTGTCGACGTCGCCGGGTTCAAGCTCGGTCCGGACCACGTCGACGCCGCCTACCTCGGCCTCGCCTCCGGTCGGCCGGGCCGGGTGATCGATCCCCGCCTGGTCGGCGTCGACCGGCTCGCTCCGCTGGTCGCGCACGGCGCCGAGGGCGCCGGGCTCGCCGTGGTGCAGGGCAGCATGGGCCTGTACGACTCGGTCGGCGGACGCCCGGAGCAGGAGTCGACCGCCGCCGCGGCGGCCGCGCTGCGCAGCCCCGTGGTGCTCGTGGTCGACGTGGCCGCGATGGGCCAGTCGGTGGCCGCCCTGGTGCACGGTTTCCGCTCGTACGACGAGCAACTCTGGCTCGGCGGGGTGATCCTCAACCGGGTGGCGTCGTCGCGGCACGAGGGGATGCTGCGCGAGGCGCTGGATGACGTGAACGTGCCGGTCTACGGCGCGCTGCGCCGGCAGGACCTGCCGGCGGTACTGCCGTCGCGCCGGCACGGTGTGGTGCCGGTGGTCGGCGGGTCCGCCGACGCCGCCCGCGCGGTCCGCCGGCTGGGCGAGGCCGTCGCCGCCACTGTCGACCTGGAACGGCTGCTGGGGCTGGCCCGCTCCGCTCCGCCGCTGCCGGCCTCGGCGTGGTCGCCGGAGGAGGCGCTCGGTCCGGTGACGGCCCCGGCGGACCGCCCGCTGGTGGCGCTCGCGGGCGGGCCGGGCGGCAGCTTCAGCCACCCGGAGACCGCCGAGCTGCTGCGGGCCGCCGGCGCCGAGGTGGTCACGATCGATCCGCTGCGCGACGAGGCGCTGCCCGCCGGCACCCGCGCGCTGGTCGTCGGCGGCGCGCTGCCCGAGGCGTACGCCGAGCAGCTGTCCGCCAACCGGCGGCTCTGCATCGCCGTGGCCGAGTTGGCGCGCACCGGGCGTCCGGTGGTCGCCGAGGGCACCGGCCTGCTCTGGCTGGCCCGGGAGCTGGACGGGCTGCCGATGTGTGGCGTGTTGGACGCGGTAGGCGTCAGCCGGGACGGCCTGGTGGTGGGCTACCGCGAGGCCACCGCCCAGACCGACAGCGTGGTCGCCGCGCGCGGCACTGTGCTGGTCGGGCACAAGGAGCACCGGGCGGTGCTCACCCCGCGATCCGGTCAGCGCCCGGCGTGGAGCTGGGACGGCGGCACGCCGGAGGGTTTCGTCTGGCGCAACGTGCACGCCTCGCAGCTCACAGTGCACTGGGCCGGCCACCCGGCGACCGCCGCCCGGCTGGTCGCGGCGGCGGCAGCCGACCCGGCGGCCGAGCCGGTGCCCGTGGAGCCCGGCGGGGTGCCGGCGTGA
- a CDS encoding ATP-dependent DNA ligase, with translation MSLVRFLDLAATSAAVGATSGRRAKVELLADALRRLDPTEVEPGAGYLAGELRQRQTGVGYASLRDLPPPAAEPTLTVAAVDAAIEQIAAVRGAGSQARRRALLGALYAAATAEEQRLLTNLFSGELRQGAQAGLLADAVARAAEVPVAAVRRALLLAGDLRAVAVAALAGGAAELAGFGLRVGRPLAPMLAQSAPSVDEALAATGTPAVVDVKLDGIRIQVHRSGADIAVFTRSLDEITSRVPEVVAAVRALPGRELVLDGEAIGLDETGRPLPFQQTSSRAARRTTPSTTGRTPVAPAVLAAAASAGETVLTPYFFDLLHLDGEDLIDLPGRERWAALAGAVDASLLVGRLEVDNPEQAGAAFAAAIDAGQEGVVVKAPDAPYDAGRRGSAWVKVKPRHTLDLVVLAVEWGSGRRQGWLSNLHLGARDPRTGDFVMLGKTFKGLTDELLRWQTERFLDLAVERGDWVVRVRPEQVVEIAFDGVQTSSRYPGGMALRFARVVRYRDDKSAAEADTIDAVRAIHAGRPTG, from the coding sequence ATGAGTCTCGTGCGGTTCCTCGACCTGGCAGCCACGTCCGCCGCCGTCGGCGCCACCAGCGGCCGGCGTGCCAAGGTGGAGTTGCTCGCCGACGCGCTGCGCCGTCTCGACCCGACCGAGGTGGAACCCGGCGCCGGCTATCTCGCCGGCGAGCTGCGTCAGCGACAGACCGGCGTGGGTTATGCGAGCCTGCGTGACCTGCCGCCGCCGGCTGCCGAGCCGACGTTGACCGTGGCCGCCGTCGACGCGGCCATCGAGCAGATCGCCGCTGTGCGGGGCGCGGGCTCGCAGGCCCGACGCCGAGCGCTGCTCGGGGCCCTCTACGCGGCGGCGACGGCCGAGGAGCAGCGGCTGCTCACCAACCTGTTCAGCGGTGAGCTGCGGCAGGGCGCCCAGGCCGGGCTGCTCGCCGACGCGGTGGCGCGGGCCGCCGAGGTGCCGGTGGCGGCGGTCCGTCGAGCCCTGCTGCTCGCCGGTGACCTGCGCGCGGTGGCGGTGGCCGCGCTGGCCGGAGGTGCCGCCGAGCTGGCCGGGTTCGGCCTGCGGGTCGGCCGGCCGCTGGCGCCGATGCTCGCCCAGAGCGCCCCTTCGGTCGATGAGGCGCTGGCCGCGACCGGCACGCCGGCGGTGGTCGACGTGAAGCTCGACGGCATCCGCATCCAGGTCCACCGGTCCGGCGCCGACATCGCCGTCTTCACCCGCAGCCTCGACGAGATCACCAGCCGGGTGCCCGAGGTGGTCGCCGCGGTCCGCGCCCTGCCCGGCCGGGAGCTGGTGCTCGACGGCGAGGCGATCGGCCTGGACGAGACCGGCCGCCCGCTGCCGTTCCAGCAGACGTCCAGCCGGGCCGCCCGGCGCACCACGCCCAGCACCACGGGGCGCACACCTGTCGCCCCGGCGGTGCTCGCGGCCGCCGCCAGCGCCGGCGAGACCGTGCTGACGCCGTACTTCTTCGACCTGCTGCACCTCGACGGCGAGGATCTGATCGACCTGCCCGGCCGGGAGCGGTGGGCGGCCCTCGCCGGTGCGGTGGACGCGTCGCTGCTGGTCGGGCGGCTGGAGGTCGACAACCCGGAGCAGGCGGGGGCGGCGTTCGCCGCCGCCATCGACGCCGGCCAGGAGGGCGTGGTGGTCAAGGCGCCGGACGCGCCCTACGACGCCGGTCGGCGCGGCTCGGCCTGGGTCAAGGTCAAACCCCGGCACACCCTCGACCTGGTGGTGCTCGCCGTCGAGTGGGGCAGCGGCCGGCGGCAGGGTTGGTTGTCCAACCTGCACCTCGGTGCGCGGGACCCGCGCACCGGCGACTTCGTGATGCTCGGCAAGACGTTCAAGGGGCTCACCGACGAGCTGCTGCGCTGGCAGACCGAGCGCTTCCTCGACCTCGCGGTGGAGCGCGGCGACTGGGTGGTCCGGGTCCGCCCCGAGCAGGTGGTGGAGATCGCCTTCGACGGGGTGCAGACGAGTTCGCGCTATCCGGGCGGGATGGCGCTGCGGTTCGCCCGGGTGGTGCGGTATCGCGACGACAAGTCCGCCGCCGAGGCGGACACCATCGACGCGGTTCGCGCCATCCACGCCGGCCGTCCCACCGGCTGA
- a CDS encoding GNAT family N-acetyltransferase, which yields MIGQVAVRRFPALTVSTPRTEVRRHTAADAAAVGEIFADKLTRRWLPLADDSGPIDGHAWCTDLARQRRDSGDGDHWAVLRREDGQVVGSLWTRRTDWGARATEISYAMAPHARGFGLAAEAVDAVAIALILEHGFQRVELRVAPGNLASRRVAEKAGFSYEGLLRNAGFVRGGRVDLELWSFVAADLR from the coding sequence GTGATCGGTCAGGTGGCGGTGCGCCGCTTCCCGGCGCTGACCGTCTCCACCCCGCGCACCGAGGTGCGGCGGCACACCGCGGCCGACGCGGCGGCGGTCGGGGAGATCTTCGCCGACAAGCTGACCCGGCGCTGGCTGCCGCTGGCCGACGACTCCGGGCCGATCGACGGGCACGCCTGGTGCACCGACCTGGCCCGGCAGCGGCGCGACAGCGGTGACGGGGACCACTGGGCGGTGCTCCGCCGGGAGGACGGCCAGGTGGTGGGCTCGCTGTGGACCCGGCGCACCGACTGGGGCGCCCGGGCCACCGAGATCTCCTACGCGATGGCGCCGCACGCGCGCGGCTTCGGCCTGGCGGCCGAGGCGGTGGACGCGGTGGCCATCGCGCTGATCCTGGAGCACGGCTTCCAGCGGGTCGAGCTGCGGGTGGCCCCCGGCAACCTGGCCTCCCGCCGGGTCGCCGAGAAGGCCGGCTTCAGCTACGAGGGCCTGCTGCGCAACGCCGGTTTCGTCCGCGGCGGCCGGGTGGACCTCGAACTCTGGTCGTTCGTCGCCGCCGACCTGCGCTGA
- a CDS encoding uridine kinase family protein, which produces MSPETGRPEASPPVAVVEAYAELARRVLAGPARLGRTRLVAVDGPSGAGKSRFAAHLADALAALPGAARPPVVHTDDLLDGWDDQLTFWPRLDEWVLGPLRAGRPGSYRRYSWVRRCFLPRPVPVPAAPVLILEGVSAARAAVRPELTLAAFVTAPASLRLTRAVARDGPEILPELRRWHAGERAHFAADDTATRADLVVDGAPRLPHDTDRYYVRIR; this is translated from the coding sequence CTGAGCCCCGAAACCGGCCGGCCGGAAGCAAGCCCGCCCGTGGCGGTCGTCGAGGCGTACGCCGAGCTGGCGCGCCGGGTGCTCGCAGGCCCGGCACGGTTGGGTCGGACCCGGCTGGTCGCGGTCGACGGGCCGAGCGGCGCGGGCAAGAGCCGGTTCGCCGCGCACCTCGCGGACGCCCTGGCGGCGCTGCCCGGCGCTGCCCGACCGCCTGTGGTGCACACCGACGACCTGCTCGACGGCTGGGACGACCAGCTCACCTTCTGGCCCCGGCTCGACGAGTGGGTGCTGGGCCCGCTGCGTGCGGGGCGGCCCGGCTCCTACCGGCGCTACAGCTGGGTGCGGCGATGCTTCCTGCCCCGCCCGGTCCCGGTGCCGGCCGCGCCGGTGCTGATCCTGGAGGGGGTCAGCGCGGCGCGCGCCGCCGTTCGGCCGGAATTGACTCTGGCCGCCTTCGTCACCGCCCCCGCCTCGTTGCGGCTGACCCGCGCGGTCGCCCGCGACGGGCCGGAGATCCTGCCCGAGCTGCGCCGCTGGCACGCCGGGGAACGTGCGCACTTCGCCGCCGACGACACGGCCACCCGGGCCGACCTGGTGGTCGACGGCGCGCCGAGGTTGCCGCACGACACGGACCGGTACTACGTGCGCATCCGCTGA
- a CDS encoding cobyric acid synthase, producing MSGGLLVAGTTSDAGKSVLTAGICRWLHRQGVKVAPFKAQNMSNNSAVVVGPDGRGGEIGRAQAMQAAACGIAPDLRFNPVLLKPGSDLASQVVLLGEAVDTITAGTFRQLRPRLAQTAYAALAELRDAYDVVICEGAGSPAEINLRAGDYVNMGLARHANLPAIVVGDIDRGGVFASMFGTVALLDPADQALIAGFVINKFRGDLGLLQPGLDMLRHVTGRPTYGVLPWALDLWLDAEDSLAYGRVLGRPAAPHGTEWLDVAVVRLPRISNATDVEALATEPGVRVRLTVEPAELAAADLVVLPGSKSTVADLAWLRETGLADAVLAHAAAGKPLLGLCGGFQMLGRAIHDPVESRQGSVPGLGLLPIEITFDPRKTVRQSVGTAHGDLPVRGYEIHHGYVSQTDPTLTPLLTGSDGAGEGAVLGVVHGTHWHGAFESDGFRRRFLTEAARLAGRTGFRVAPDTSFAAARERSLDLLGDLVEEHLDTDALWRLIETGPPPGLPFIPPGPPPA from the coding sequence GTGAGCGGTGGGCTGCTGGTCGCCGGCACCACGTCCGACGCCGGCAAGAGTGTGCTCACCGCCGGCATCTGCCGCTGGCTGCACCGGCAGGGCGTGAAGGTGGCGCCGTTCAAGGCGCAGAACATGTCGAACAACTCGGCGGTGGTGGTCGGGCCGGACGGGCGTGGTGGCGAGATCGGCCGGGCCCAGGCCATGCAGGCTGCCGCCTGCGGCATCGCCCCCGACCTGCGCTTCAACCCGGTGCTGCTCAAGCCGGGCAGCGACCTCGCCAGCCAGGTCGTGCTGCTCGGCGAGGCGGTCGACACGATCACCGCCGGCACCTTCCGGCAACTGCGTCCCCGGCTCGCCCAGACCGCGTACGCGGCGTTGGCTGAGCTGCGGGATGCGTACGACGTGGTGATCTGCGAGGGTGCCGGCAGCCCTGCCGAGATCAACCTGCGGGCCGGGGACTACGTCAACATGGGCTTGGCCCGGCACGCCAACCTGCCCGCGATCGTGGTCGGCGACATCGACCGGGGTGGCGTCTTCGCCTCGATGTTCGGCACTGTGGCCCTGCTCGACCCGGCCGACCAGGCGCTGATCGCCGGCTTCGTGATCAACAAGTTCCGGGGCGACCTCGGCCTGCTCCAGCCGGGGCTGGACATGCTGCGCCACGTCACCGGCCGCCCCACGTACGGGGTGCTGCCCTGGGCGCTCGACCTCTGGCTCGACGCCGAGGATTCGCTCGCCTACGGTCGGGTGCTCGGTCGCCCGGCCGCCCCGCACGGCACCGAGTGGCTGGACGTGGCCGTCGTCCGGCTGCCCCGGATCAGCAACGCCACCGACGTGGAGGCGCTGGCCACCGAGCCGGGCGTCCGCGTACGCCTCACCGTCGAACCAGCCGAGCTGGCCGCCGCCGACCTGGTCGTCCTGCCCGGGTCCAAGTCGACAGTGGCGGACCTCGCCTGGCTGCGCGAGACCGGCCTCGCCGACGCGGTCCTGGCCCACGCGGCGGCCGGCAAGCCGCTGCTGGGTCTCTGCGGCGGTTTCCAGATGCTCGGGCGCGCGATCCACGATCCGGTGGAGAGTCGCCAGGGCAGTGTGCCGGGCCTCGGCCTGCTGCCCATCGAGATCACCTTCGATCCGCGCAAGACCGTCCGGCAGTCGGTGGGCACCGCCCACGGCGACCTGCCGGTCCGGGGCTACGAGATCCACCACGGGTACGTCTCGCAGACCGACCCGACCCTGACCCCGCTGCTGACCGGGAGCGACGGTGCCGGCGAGGGCGCGGTGCTCGGCGTGGTGCACGGCACGCACTGGCACGGGGCGTTCGAGTCCGACGGCTTCCGCCGCCGCTTCCTCACCGAGGCGGCCCGGCTGGCCGGTCGCACCGGGTTCCGGGTCGCACCCGACACCAGCTTCGCCGCCGCCCGGGAACGCTCCCTCGACCTGCTCGGCGACCTGGTGGAGGAGCATCTGGACACCGACGCCCTCTGGCGCCTCATCGAGACCGGCCCGCCCCCCGGCCTCCCATTCATCCCACCCGGTCCGCCACCGGCCTGA
- a CDS encoding rhodanese-like domain-containing protein, protein MSPGVDALLEQARAGLHRLTPQQTVEAVRGGALLVDTRTETQRRDQGDLPGAVVIDRTVLEWRLDPASEWRIPEATGYDREIVLVCREGYSSSLAAASLQTLGLLRATDMIGGVDAWLAAGLPTTDRPADVRH, encoded by the coding sequence ATGAGCCCCGGCGTCGACGCCCTGCTCGAACAGGCCCGCGCCGGGCTGCACCGACTGACTCCGCAGCAGACCGTCGAGGCGGTCCGCGGCGGCGCGCTGCTGGTCGACACCCGTACCGAGACGCAGCGCCGCGACCAGGGGGACCTGCCCGGGGCGGTCGTCATCGACCGGACGGTGCTGGAGTGGCGACTCGACCCGGCCAGCGAATGGCGCATCCCGGAGGCCACCGGCTACGACCGGGAGATCGTGCTGGTGTGCCGGGAGGGGTACAGCTCCAGCCTGGCCGCCGCCAGCCTGCAGACGCTCGGGCTGCTCCGGGCCACCGACATGATCGGTGGTGTCGACGCGTGGCTCGCCGCCGGCCTTCCCACCACCGACCGCCCCGCCGACGTCCGCCACTGA
- a CDS encoding dipeptidase has product MSESQVRAAVEREMPGVRADLERLVRIPGIAFEGFDHSHVERSAEAVAELLRGCGLDVDIVRSGGQPAVIGRRAAPAGAPTVLLYAHHDVQPVGDRSLWESDPFEPVERNGRLYGRGAADDKAGIMAHIAALRAYGDALPVGVVLFIEGEEEYGSDSLERLLAEHRDEIASDVIVIADSGNWDIGVPALTTSLRGIVNCFVEVRTLDHAVHSGMFGGAVPDALTALVRLLATLHDDAGDVAVDGLVGREGATVDYPEDRIRGEAGLSEGVQFIGTGRITDRLWTKPALAVLGIDAPSTGEAPNALVPSAKAKLSIRLAPGDDPKRAYAAVRAHLEKHAPWGAQVTVSFEHDGDPCVIDASGPMFDAARSAFREAWDGTDPVDIGVGGSIPFIATFQEMFPKAAILVTGVEDPHARAHGPNESLHLGEFARVCLAEALLLGKVAAAGSNTP; this is encoded by the coding sequence ATGTCCGAGTCCCAGGTGCGGGCCGCCGTCGAGCGGGAGATGCCCGGCGTCCGGGCCGACCTGGAACGTCTCGTCCGCATCCCCGGCATCGCCTTCGAGGGCTTCGACCACTCGCACGTGGAGCGCTCCGCCGAGGCGGTCGCCGAGCTGCTGCGCGGCTGTGGCCTGGACGTCGACATCGTGCGTTCCGGCGGGCAGCCCGCGGTGATCGGCCGCCGTGCCGCGCCGGCCGGTGCGCCCACCGTGCTGCTCTACGCCCACCACGACGTGCAGCCGGTAGGCGACCGGTCGCTGTGGGAGTCCGACCCGTTCGAGCCGGTCGAGCGGAACGGCCGGCTCTACGGTCGCGGCGCGGCCGACGACAAGGCCGGCATCATGGCGCACATCGCGGCGCTGCGCGCGTACGGTGACGCGCTGCCGGTCGGCGTGGTCCTCTTCATCGAGGGCGAGGAGGAGTACGGCTCCGACTCGCTGGAGCGGCTGCTCGCCGAGCACCGCGACGAGATCGCCTCGGACGTCATCGTGATCGCCGACTCCGGCAACTGGGACATCGGCGTACCGGCGCTGACGACCTCGCTGCGCGGCATCGTCAACTGCTTCGTCGAGGTCCGTACGCTGGACCACGCGGTGCACAGCGGCATGTTCGGCGGTGCCGTCCCGGACGCGCTCACCGCGTTGGTCCGGCTGCTGGCCACCCTGCACGACGACGCCGGTGACGTGGCGGTGGACGGGCTGGTCGGCCGCGAGGGCGCCACCGTCGACTACCCGGAGGACCGGATCCGGGGCGAGGCCGGGCTGTCCGAGGGCGTGCAGTTCATCGGCACCGGCCGGATCACCGACCGGCTCTGGACCAAGCCCGCGCTGGCGGTGCTCGGCATCGACGCGCCGTCCACCGGCGAGGCGCCGAACGCCCTGGTCCCGTCGGCGAAGGCGAAGCTGAGCATCCGCCTGGCCCCGGGCGACGACCCCAAGCGGGCGTACGCGGCGGTGCGCGCGCACCTGGAGAAGCACGCGCCGTGGGGCGCGCAGGTGACGGTCTCCTTCGAGCACGACGGTGACCCCTGCGTGATCGACGCGTCCGGGCCGATGTTCGACGCCGCCCGCTCGGCGTTCCGGGAGGCCTGGGACGGCACCGACCCGGTGGACATCGGCGTCGGCGGGTCGATCCCGTTCATCGCCACCTTCCAGGAGATGTTCCCGAAGGCGGCGATCCTGGTCACCGGTGTGGAGGACCCGCACGCCCGGGCGCACGGCCCGAACGAGAGCCTGCACCTCGGGGAGTTCGCCCGGGTCTGCCTCGCCGAGGCGCTGCTGCTGGGCAAGGTGGCCGCGGCGGGCTCGAACACGCCATAG